The following are encoded together in the Chlorocebus sabaeus isolate Y175 chromosome 20, mChlSab1.0.hap1, whole genome shotgun sequence genome:
- the ADGRB2 gene encoding adhesion G protein-coupled receptor B2 isoform X6, producing the protein MTPACPLLLSVILSLRLAAAFDPAPSACSALASGVLYGAFSLQDLFPTIASGCSWTLENPDPTKYSLYLRFNRQEQVCAHFAPRLLPLDHYLVNFTCLRPSPEEAVAQAESEVGRPEEEEAEAAAGLELCSGSGPFTFLHFDKNFVQLCLSAEPSEAPRLLAPAALAFRFVEVLLINNNNSSQFTCGVLCRWSEECGRAAGRACGFAQPGCSCPGEAGAGSATTTSPGPPAAHTLSNALVPGGPAPPAEADLHSGSSNDLFTTEMRYGEEPEEEPKVKTQWPRSADEPGLYMAQTGDPAAEEWSPWSVCSLTCGQGLQVRTRSCVSSPYGTLCSGPLRETRPCNNSATCPVHGVWEEWGSWSLCSRSCGRGSRSRMRTCVPPQHGGKACEGPELQTKLCSMAACPVEGQWLEWGPWGPCSTSCANGTQQRSRKCSVAGPAWATCTGALTDTRECSNLECPATDSKWGPWNAWSLCSKTCDTGWQRRFRMCQATGTQGYPCEGTGEEVKPCSEKRCPAFHEMCRDEYVMLMTWKKAAAGEIIYNKCPPNASGSASRRCLLSAQGVAYWGLPSFARCISHEYRYLYLSLREHLAKGQRMLAGEGMSQVVRSLQELLARRTYYSGDLLFSVDILRNVTDTFKRATYVPSADDVQRFFQVVSFMVDAENKEKWDDAQQVSPGSVHLLRVVEDFIHLVGDALKAFQSSLIVTDNLVISIQREPVSAVSSDITFPMRGRRGMKDWVRHSEDRLFLPKEVLSLSSPGKPATSGAAGSPGRGRGPGTVPPGPGHSHQRLLPADPDESSYFVIGAVLYRTLGLILPPPRPPLAVTSRVMTVTVRPPTQPPAEPLITVELSYIINGTTDPHCASWDYSRADASSGDWDTENCQTLETQAAHTRCQCQHLSTFAVLAQPPKDLTLELAGSPSVPLVIGCAVSCMALLTLLAIYAAFWRFIKSERSIILLNFCLSILASNILILVGQSRVLSKGVCTMTAAFLHFFFLSSFCWVLTEAWQSYLAVIGRMRTRLVRKRFLCLGWGLPALVVAVSVGFTRTKGYGTSSYCWLSLEGGLLYAFVGPAAVIVLVNMLIGIIVFNKLMARDGISDKSKKQRAGASLWSSCVVLPLLALTWMSAVLAMTDRRSVLFQALFAVFNSAQGFVITAVHCFLRREVQDVVKCQMGVCRADESEDSPDSCKNGQLQILSDFEKDVDLACQTVLFKEVNTCNPSTITGTLSRLSLDEDEEPKSCLVGPEGSLSFSPLPGNILVPMAASPGLGEPPPPQEANPVYMCGEGGLRQLDLTWLRPTEPGSEGDYMVLPRRTLSLQPGGGGGGGEDAPRARPEGTPRRAAKTVAHTEGYPSFLSVDHSGLGLGPAYGSLQNPYGMTFQPPPPTPSARQVPEPGERSRTMPRTVPGSTMKMGSLERKKLRYSDLDFEVMHTRKRHSELYHELNQKFHTFDRYRSQSTAKREKRWSVSSGGAAERSVCTDKPSPGERPSLSQHRRHQSWSTFKSMTLGSLPPKPRERLTLHRTAAWEPTEPPDGDFQTEV; encoded by the exons ATGACCCCAGCCTGTCCCCTCTTACTGTCTGTGATTCTGTCCCTGCGCCTGGCCGCCGCCTTCGACCCCGCCCCCAGTGCCTGCTCTGCCCTGGCCTCGGGTGTGCTCTACGGGGCCTTCTCGCTGCAGGACCTCTTTCCTACCATCGCCTCGGGCTGCTCCTGGACCCTGGAGAACCCTGACCCCACCAAGTACTCCCTCTACCTGCGCTTCAACCGCCAGGAGCAGGTGTGCGCACACTTTGCCCCCCGCCTGCTGCCCCTGGACCACTACCTGGTCAACTTTACCTGCCTGCGGCCTAGCCCCGAGGAGGCAGTGGCCCAGGCGGAGTCAGAGGTGGGGCggccagaggaggaggaggcggaggcggcAGCGGGGTTGGAGCTGTGCAGCGGCTCGGGCCCCTTCACGTTCCTGCACTTCGACAAGAACTTTGTGCAGCTGTGCCTGTCGGCTGAGCCCTCCGAGGCCCCGCGCCTGCTGGCGCCTGCTGCCCTAGCCTTCCGCTTTGTCGAGGTCTTgctcatcaacaacaacaactccAGCCAGTTCACCTGTGGTGTGCTCTGCCGCTGGAGTGAGGAGTGTGGCCGCGCTGCCGGCAGGGCCTGCGGCTTTGCTCAGCCAGGCTGCAGCTGCCCTGGAGAGGCGGGGGCCGGTTCCGCCACCACCACATCTCCAGGCCCTCCTGCTGCCCACACCCTGTCCAATGCCCTGGTGCCCGGGGGCCCAGCCCCACCTGCTGAGGCCGATTTGCACTCGGGGAGCAGCAATGATCTATTCACAACCGAGATGAGATATG GTGAGGAGCCGGAAGAGGAACCGAAAGTGAAAACCCAGTGGCCGAGGTCTGCAGATGAGCCTGGGCTATACATGGCGCAGACAG GCGACCCGGCGGCTGAGGAGTGGTCCCCGTGGAGCGTGTGTTCCCTGACGTGTGGGCAGGGTCTGCAGGTGCGGACCCGCTCCTGCGTGTCCTCCCCCTATGGGACCCTGTGCAGCGGGCCCCTGCGGGAGACCCGGCCCTGCAACAATTCAGCCACCTGCCCAG TGCACGGCGTGTGGGAGGAGTGGGGGTCCTGGAGCCTGTGCTCCCGCAGCTGCGGGCGGGGGTCCCGGAGCCGGATGCGGACCTGCGTGCCCCCCCAGCACGGCGGCAAGGCCTGCGAGGGTCCTGAGCTGCAGACTAAGCTCTGCAGTATGGCTGCCTGCCCGG TGGAAGGCCAGTGGCTAGAATGGGGTCCCTGGGGCCCATGCTCCACGTCCTGTGCCAATGGGACCCAGCAGCGCAGCCGGAAGTGCAGTGTGGCgggcccagcctgggccacatgcacGGGTGCCCTCACTGACACCCGGGAGTGCAGCAACCTCGAGTGCCCGG CCACTGATAGCAAGTGGGGGCCATGGAATGCATGGAGCCTGTGCTCTAAGACGTGTGACACAGGCTGGCAGCGCCGCTTCCGCATGTGCCAGGCCACGGGCACGCAGGGCTACCCCTGCGAGGGCACCGGAGAGGAGGTGAAGCCTTGTAGTGAGAAGAGGTGTCCAG CCTTCCACGAGATGTGCAGGGATGAGTACGTGATGCTGATGACGTGGAAGAAGGCAGCTGCTGGTGAGATCATCTACAACAAGTGCCCCCCGAACGCCTCAG GGTCTGCCAGCCGCCGCTGTCTCCTCAGTGCCCAAGGCGTGGCGTACTGGGGGCTGCCCAGCTTTGCTCGCTGCATCTCCCATGAGTACCGCTACCTGTATCTGTCA CTTAGGGAGCACCTGGCCAAGGGGCAGCGCATGCTGGCGGGCGAGGGCATGTCACAGGTGGTGCGCAGCCTGCAGGAGCTACTGGCCCGGCGCACCTACTATAGTGGGGACCTGCTCTTCTCTGTGGACATTCTGAGGAATGTCACTGACACCTTTAAGAGGGCCACCTACGTGCCCTCAGCTGATGATGTGCAG CGCTTCTTCCAGGTGGTGAGCTTCATGGTGGATGCGGAAAACAAGGAGAAGTGGGACGATGCTCAGCAG GTGTCGCCTGGCTCTGTGCACCTGCTCCGTGTCGTGGAGGACTTCATTCACCTGGTGGGCGATGCTCTCAAGGCCTTCCAGAGCTCTCTGATTGTCACGGACAATCTAG TGATCAGCATTCAGCGAGAGCCCGTCTCAGCTGTGTCCAGCGACATCACGTTCCCCATGCGGGGCCGCCGGGGCATGAAGGACTGGGTGCGGCACTCAGAGGACCGCCTCTTCCTGCCCAAGGAGGTGCTCAGCCTCTCCTCCCCAGGGAAACCAGCCACATCGGGGGCAGCAGGCAgccctggcagggggaggggcccAGGAACGGTGCCCCCTGGCCCGGGCCACTCCCACCAGCGCCTCCTCCCAGCAGACCCCGATGAGTCCTCCTACTTTGTGATTGGTGCTGTGCTCTACCGCACCCTTGGCCTCATCCTGCCGCCCCCCAG GCCCCCACTGGCCGTCACATCGCGGGTGATGACAGTGACTGTGCGCCCCCCTACCCAGCCTCCAGCCGAGCCCCTCATCACTGTGGAGCTCTCCTACATCATCAAT GGCACCACGGATCCCCATTGCGCCAGCTGGGACTACTCCAGAGC AGATGCCAGCTCAGGAGACTGGGACACTGAAAATTGCCAGACCCTGGAGACCCAGGCAGCTCACACCCGCTGCCAGTGCCAGCACCTGTCCACCTTTGCTGTGCTGGCCCAGCCGCCCAAGGACCTG ACCCTGGAGCTGGCGGGCTCCCCCTCGGTCCCCCTGGTGATCGGCTGTGCGGTGTCATGCATGGCACTGCTCACCCTGCTCGCCATCTATGCCGCCTTTTGGAG GTTCATAAAATCTGAGCGCTCCATCATCTTGCTGAACTTTTGCCTCTCCATCTTGGCATCCAACATCCTGATCCTCGTGGGCCAGTCCCGGGTGCTGAGCAAG GGCGTGTGCACCATGACGGCTGCCTTCCTgcacttcttctttctctcctccttttgCTGGGTGCTTACCGAGGCCTGGCAGTCCTACCTGGCTGTCATTGGGCGGATGCGCACCCGCCTCGTTCGCAAGCGCTTCCTCTGCCTGGGCTGGG GTCTGCCTGCCCTGGTGGTGGCCGTGTCTGTTGGCTTTACCCGAACCAAAGGATACGGTACATCCAGCTA CTGCTGGCTCTCCCTGGAGGGCGGCCTGCTCTACGCCTTTGTGGGCCCTGCAGCCGTCATTGTCCTG GTGAACATGCTCATCGGAATCATCGTCTTCAACAAGCTCATGGCACGTGATGGCATCTCCGACAAATCCAAGAAGCAGAGGGCCGG GGCCTCACTTTGGAGCTCCTGCGTGGTGCTGCCCCTGCTGGCGCTCACCTGGATGTCTGCCGTCCTGGCTATGACAGACCGTCGTTCCGTCCTCTTCCAGGCCCTCTTTGCTGTCTTCAACTCTGCGCAGGGCTTTGTCATCACTGCTGTGCACTGCTTCCTGCGCCGAGAG GTCCAGGATGTGGTGAAGTGCCAGATGGGGGTGTGCCGGGCTGATGAGAGCGAAGACTCCCCTGACTCATGTAAGAACGGGCAGCTGCAGATCCTG TCAGACTTTGAAAAGGATGTGGATCTGGCTTGTCAAACAG TTCTGTTCAAGGAGGTCAACACTTGCAACCCGTCCACCATCACGGGCACACTGTCCCGCCTGTCCCTGGATGAGGATGAGGAGCCCAAGTCCTGCCTCGTGGGCCCTGAGGGCAGCCTCAGCTTCTCACCACTGCCTGGGAATATCCTGGTGCCCATGGCAGCCTCACCAGGGCTGGGGGAGCCGCCGCCCCCGCAGGAGGCCAACcctgtgtacatgtgtggggAGGGCGGCCTGCGGCAGCTGGACCTCACATGGCTGCGGCCCACTGAGCCGGGCTCTGAGGGCGACTACATGGTGCTGCCTCGGCGGACTTTGAGCCTGCAGCCTGGCGGTGGGGGTGGAGGCGGTGAGGATGCCCCCAGGGCTCGGCCGGAGGGGACCCCCCGGCGGGCTGCCAAGACAGTGGCCCACACTGAAGGCTACCCCAGCTTCCTGTCCGTGGACCACTCGGGCCTGGGGCTGGGCCCTGCCTATGGGTCTCTCCAGAATCCCTATGGAATGACCTTCCAACCGCCACCACCGACACCCAGCGCCCGCCAAGTGCCCGAGCCAGGGGAGCGCAGCCGGACCATGCCTCGCACCGTGCCTGGCTCTACCATGAAGATGGGCTCCCTGGAG CGAAAGAAATTACGGTATTCAGACCTGGACTTTGAG GTGATGCACACCCGGAAACGGCATTCAGAACTCTACCACGAGCTCAACCAGAAGTTCCACACTTTTGACCGCTACCGCAGCCAGTCCACGGCCAAG AGGGAGAAGCGGTGGAGTGTGTCCTCGGGTGGGGCGGCCGAGCGGAGCGTGTGCACC GATAAGCCCAGCCCCGGGGAGCGCCCCAGCTTGTCCCAACATCGGCGCCATCAGAGCTGGAGCACCTTCAAATCTATGACACTGGGCTCGCTGCCCCCCAAGCCCCGAGAACGGCTGACTCTGCACCGGACAGCAGCCTGGGAGCCCACAGAACCACCGGATGGTGACTTCCAGACAGAGGTGTGA
- the ADGRB2 gene encoding adhesion G protein-coupled receptor B2 isoform X8 — protein sequence MTPACPLLLSVILSLRLAAAFDPAPSACSALASGVLYGAFSLQDLFPTIASGCSWTLENPDPTKYSLYLRFNRQEQVCAHFAPRLLPLDHYLVNFTCLRPSPEEAVAQAESEVGRPEEEEAEAAAGLELCSGSGPFTFLHFDKNFVQLCLSAEPSEAPRLLAPAALAFRFVEVLLINNNNSSQFTCGVLCRWSEECGRAAGRACGFAQPGCSCPGEAGAGSATTTSPGPPAAHTLSNALVPGGPAPPAEADLHSGSSNDLFTTEMRYGEEPEEEPKVKTQWPRSADEPGLYMAQTGDPAAEEWSPWSVCSLTCGQGLQVRTRSCVSSPYGTLCSGPLRETRPCNNSATCPVEGQWLEWGPWGPCSTSCANGTQQRSRKCSVAGPAWATCTGALTDTRECSNLECPATDSKWGPWNAWSLCSKTCDTGWQRRFRMCQATGTQGYPCEGTGEEVKPCSEKRCPAFHEMCRDEYVMLMTWKKAAAGEIIYNKCPPNASGSASRRCLLSAQGVAYWGLPSFARCISHEYRYLYLSLREHLAKGQRMLAGEGMSQVVRSLQELLARRTYYSGDLLFSVDILRNVTDTFKRATYVPSADDVQRFFQVVSFMVDAENKEKWDDAQQVSPGSVHLLRVVEDFIHLVGDALKAFQSSLIVTDNLVISIQREPVSAVSSDITFPMRGRRGMKDWVRHSEDRLFLPKEVLSLSSPGKPATSGAAGSPGRGRGPGTVPPGPGHSHQRLLPADPDESSYFVIGAVLYRTLGLILPPPRPPLAVTSRVMTVTVRPPTQPPAEPLITVELSYIINGTTDPHCASWDYSRADASSGDWDTENCQTLETQAAHTRCQCQHLSTFAVLAQPPKDLTLELAGSPSVPLVIGCAVSCMALLTLLAIYAAFWRFIKSERSIILLNFCLSILASNILILVGQSRVLSKGVCTMTAAFLHFFFLSSFCWVLTEAWQSYLAVIGRMRTRLVRKRFLCLGWGLPALVVAVSVGFTRTKGYGTSSYCWLSLEGGLLYAFVGPAAVIVLVNMLIGIIVFNKLMARDGISDKSKKQRAGSERCPWASLLLPCSACGAVPSPLLSSASARNAMASLWSSCVVLPLLALTWMSAVLAMTDRRSVLFQALFAVFNSAQGFVITAVHCFLRREVQDVVKCQMGVCRADESEDSPDSCKNGQLQILSDFEKDVDLACQTVLFKEVNTCNPSTITGTLSRLSLDEDEEPKSCLVGPEGSLSFSPLPGNILVPMAASPGLGEPPPPQEANPVYMCGEGGLRQLDLTWLRPTEPGSEGDYMVLPRRTLSLQPGGGGGGGEDAPRARPEGTPRRAAKTVAHTEGYPSFLSVDHSGLGLGPAYGSLQNPYGMTFQPPPPTPSARQVPEPGERSRTMPRTVPGSTMKMGSLERKKLRYSDLDFEKVMHTRKRHSELYHELNQKFHTFDRYRSQSTAKREKRWSVSSGGAAERSVCTDKPSPGERPSLSQHRRHQSWSTFKSMTLGSLPPKPRERLTLHRTAAWEPTEPPDGDFQTEV from the exons ATGACCCCAGCCTGTCCCCTCTTACTGTCTGTGATTCTGTCCCTGCGCCTGGCCGCCGCCTTCGACCCCGCCCCCAGTGCCTGCTCTGCCCTGGCCTCGGGTGTGCTCTACGGGGCCTTCTCGCTGCAGGACCTCTTTCCTACCATCGCCTCGGGCTGCTCCTGGACCCTGGAGAACCCTGACCCCACCAAGTACTCCCTCTACCTGCGCTTCAACCGCCAGGAGCAGGTGTGCGCACACTTTGCCCCCCGCCTGCTGCCCCTGGACCACTACCTGGTCAACTTTACCTGCCTGCGGCCTAGCCCCGAGGAGGCAGTGGCCCAGGCGGAGTCAGAGGTGGGGCggccagaggaggaggaggcggaggcggcAGCGGGGTTGGAGCTGTGCAGCGGCTCGGGCCCCTTCACGTTCCTGCACTTCGACAAGAACTTTGTGCAGCTGTGCCTGTCGGCTGAGCCCTCCGAGGCCCCGCGCCTGCTGGCGCCTGCTGCCCTAGCCTTCCGCTTTGTCGAGGTCTTgctcatcaacaacaacaactccAGCCAGTTCACCTGTGGTGTGCTCTGCCGCTGGAGTGAGGAGTGTGGCCGCGCTGCCGGCAGGGCCTGCGGCTTTGCTCAGCCAGGCTGCAGCTGCCCTGGAGAGGCGGGGGCCGGTTCCGCCACCACCACATCTCCAGGCCCTCCTGCTGCCCACACCCTGTCCAATGCCCTGGTGCCCGGGGGCCCAGCCCCACCTGCTGAGGCCGATTTGCACTCGGGGAGCAGCAATGATCTATTCACAACCGAGATGAGATATG GTGAGGAGCCGGAAGAGGAACCGAAAGTGAAAACCCAGTGGCCGAGGTCTGCAGATGAGCCTGGGCTATACATGGCGCAGACAG GCGACCCGGCGGCTGAGGAGTGGTCCCCGTGGAGCGTGTGTTCCCTGACGTGTGGGCAGGGTCTGCAGGTGCGGACCCGCTCCTGCGTGTCCTCCCCCTATGGGACCCTGTGCAGCGGGCCCCTGCGGGAGACCCGGCCCTGCAACAATTCAGCCACCTGCCCAG TGGAAGGCCAGTGGCTAGAATGGGGTCCCTGGGGCCCATGCTCCACGTCCTGTGCCAATGGGACCCAGCAGCGCAGCCGGAAGTGCAGTGTGGCgggcccagcctgggccacatgcacGGGTGCCCTCACTGACACCCGGGAGTGCAGCAACCTCGAGTGCCCGG CCACTGATAGCAAGTGGGGGCCATGGAATGCATGGAGCCTGTGCTCTAAGACGTGTGACACAGGCTGGCAGCGCCGCTTCCGCATGTGCCAGGCCACGGGCACGCAGGGCTACCCCTGCGAGGGCACCGGAGAGGAGGTGAAGCCTTGTAGTGAGAAGAGGTGTCCAG CCTTCCACGAGATGTGCAGGGATGAGTACGTGATGCTGATGACGTGGAAGAAGGCAGCTGCTGGTGAGATCATCTACAACAAGTGCCCCCCGAACGCCTCAG GGTCTGCCAGCCGCCGCTGTCTCCTCAGTGCCCAAGGCGTGGCGTACTGGGGGCTGCCCAGCTTTGCTCGCTGCATCTCCCATGAGTACCGCTACCTGTATCTGTCA CTTAGGGAGCACCTGGCCAAGGGGCAGCGCATGCTGGCGGGCGAGGGCATGTCACAGGTGGTGCGCAGCCTGCAGGAGCTACTGGCCCGGCGCACCTACTATAGTGGGGACCTGCTCTTCTCTGTGGACATTCTGAGGAATGTCACTGACACCTTTAAGAGGGCCACCTACGTGCCCTCAGCTGATGATGTGCAG CGCTTCTTCCAGGTGGTGAGCTTCATGGTGGATGCGGAAAACAAGGAGAAGTGGGACGATGCTCAGCAG GTGTCGCCTGGCTCTGTGCACCTGCTCCGTGTCGTGGAGGACTTCATTCACCTGGTGGGCGATGCTCTCAAGGCCTTCCAGAGCTCTCTGATTGTCACGGACAATCTAG TGATCAGCATTCAGCGAGAGCCCGTCTCAGCTGTGTCCAGCGACATCACGTTCCCCATGCGGGGCCGCCGGGGCATGAAGGACTGGGTGCGGCACTCAGAGGACCGCCTCTTCCTGCCCAAGGAGGTGCTCAGCCTCTCCTCCCCAGGGAAACCAGCCACATCGGGGGCAGCAGGCAgccctggcagggggaggggcccAGGAACGGTGCCCCCTGGCCCGGGCCACTCCCACCAGCGCCTCCTCCCAGCAGACCCCGATGAGTCCTCCTACTTTGTGATTGGTGCTGTGCTCTACCGCACCCTTGGCCTCATCCTGCCGCCCCCCAG GCCCCCACTGGCCGTCACATCGCGGGTGATGACAGTGACTGTGCGCCCCCCTACCCAGCCTCCAGCCGAGCCCCTCATCACTGTGGAGCTCTCCTACATCATCAAT GGCACCACGGATCCCCATTGCGCCAGCTGGGACTACTCCAGAGC AGATGCCAGCTCAGGAGACTGGGACACTGAAAATTGCCAGACCCTGGAGACCCAGGCAGCTCACACCCGCTGCCAGTGCCAGCACCTGTCCACCTTTGCTGTGCTGGCCCAGCCGCCCAAGGACCTG ACCCTGGAGCTGGCGGGCTCCCCCTCGGTCCCCCTGGTGATCGGCTGTGCGGTGTCATGCATGGCACTGCTCACCCTGCTCGCCATCTATGCCGCCTTTTGGAG GTTCATAAAATCTGAGCGCTCCATCATCTTGCTGAACTTTTGCCTCTCCATCTTGGCATCCAACATCCTGATCCTCGTGGGCCAGTCCCGGGTGCTGAGCAAG GGCGTGTGCACCATGACGGCTGCCTTCCTgcacttcttctttctctcctccttttgCTGGGTGCTTACCGAGGCCTGGCAGTCCTACCTGGCTGTCATTGGGCGGATGCGCACCCGCCTCGTTCGCAAGCGCTTCCTCTGCCTGGGCTGGG GTCTGCCTGCCCTGGTGGTGGCCGTGTCTGTTGGCTTTACCCGAACCAAAGGATACGGTACATCCAGCTA CTGCTGGCTCTCCCTGGAGGGCGGCCTGCTCTACGCCTTTGTGGGCCCTGCAGCCGTCATTGTCCTG GTGAACATGCTCATCGGAATCATCGTCTTCAACAAGCTCATGGCACGTGATGGCATCTCCGACAAATCCAAGAAGCAGAGGGCCGG GTCGGAGCGGTGCCCCTGGGCCAGCCTGCTCCTCCCCTGCTCAGCGTGTGGAGCGGTCCCCAGCCCCCTGCTCAGCTCAGCCTCGGCCAGGAACGCCAT GGCCTCACTTTGGAGCTCCTGCGTGGTGCTGCCCCTGCTGGCGCTCACCTGGATGTCTGCCGTCCTGGCTATGACAGACCGTCGTTCCGTCCTCTTCCAGGCCCTCTTTGCTGTCTTCAACTCTGCGCAGGGCTTTGTCATCACTGCTGTGCACTGCTTCCTGCGCCGAGAG GTCCAGGATGTGGTGAAGTGCCAGATGGGGGTGTGCCGGGCTGATGAGAGCGAAGACTCCCCTGACTCATGTAAGAACGGGCAGCTGCAGATCCTG TCAGACTTTGAAAAGGATGTGGATCTGGCTTGTCAAACAG TTCTGTTCAAGGAGGTCAACACTTGCAACCCGTCCACCATCACGGGCACACTGTCCCGCCTGTCCCTGGATGAGGATGAGGAGCCCAAGTCCTGCCTCGTGGGCCCTGAGGGCAGCCTCAGCTTCTCACCACTGCCTGGGAATATCCTGGTGCCCATGGCAGCCTCACCAGGGCTGGGGGAGCCGCCGCCCCCGCAGGAGGCCAACcctgtgtacatgtgtggggAGGGCGGCCTGCGGCAGCTGGACCTCACATGGCTGCGGCCCACTGAGCCGGGCTCTGAGGGCGACTACATGGTGCTGCCTCGGCGGACTTTGAGCCTGCAGCCTGGCGGTGGGGGTGGAGGCGGTGAGGATGCCCCCAGGGCTCGGCCGGAGGGGACCCCCCGGCGGGCTGCCAAGACAGTGGCCCACACTGAAGGCTACCCCAGCTTCCTGTCCGTGGACCACTCGGGCCTGGGGCTGGGCCCTGCCTATGGGTCTCTCCAGAATCCCTATGGAATGACCTTCCAACCGCCACCACCGACACCCAGCGCCCGCCAAGTGCCCGAGCCAGGGGAGCGCAGCCGGACCATGCCTCGCACCGTGCCTGGCTCTACCATGAAGATGGGCTCCCTGGAG CGAAAGAAATTACGGTATTCAGACCTGGACTTTGAG AAGGTGATGCACACCCGGAAACGGCATTCAGAACTCTACCACGAGCTCAACCAGAAGTTCCACACTTTTGACCGCTACCGCAGCCAGTCCACGGCCAAG AGGGAGAAGCGGTGGAGTGTGTCCTCGGGTGGGGCGGCCGAGCGGAGCGTGTGCACC GATAAGCCCAGCCCCGGGGAGCGCCCCAGCTTGTCCCAACATCGGCGCCATCAGAGCTGGAGCACCTTCAAATCTATGACACTGGGCTCGCTGCCCCCCAAGCCCCGAGAACGGCTGACTCTGCACCGGACAGCAGCCTGGGAGCCCACAGAACCACCGGATGGTGACTTCCAGACAGAGGTGTGA